One segment of Bradyrhizobium sp. WD16 DNA contains the following:
- a CDS encoding YbhB/YbcL family Raf kinase inhibitor-like protein, translating to MRLRSSAFADGAAIPRRFTCDGNDLSPPLQWDDPPPRTLSFAVLCDDPDAPAGTWHHWAAYDIPADRRGLPEGAGGAGGKDGLSEAVNDFGRDGYGGPCPPPRHGPHHYRFRLLALDVAHLSIAKRSSFVTVEREARKHVMAEAVLTGLYERH from the coding sequence ATGCGGCTCAGATCCAGCGCATTCGCCGACGGCGCAGCAATTCCTCGGCGATTCACCTGCGACGGCAACGACCTGTCCCCGCCCCTGCAGTGGGACGATCCGCCGCCCCGGACCCTCAGCTTCGCCGTGCTCTGCGATGACCCCGACGCGCCAGCCGGAACCTGGCACCATTGGGCCGCCTACGACATTCCGGCAGATCGCCGCGGCCTGCCCGAGGGCGCCGGCGGCGCAGGCGGCAAAGACGGGCTGAGCGAGGCCGTCAATGATTTCGGCCGCGACGGCTACGGCGGTCCGTGTCCGCCACCACGTCATGGCCCGCATCATTATCGTTTCCGCCTGCTCGCGCTCGACGTCGCGCACCTGTCGATCGCCAAGCGATCATCCTTCGTCACGGTGGAGCGCGAGGCACGCAAGCATGTCATGGCGGAGGCGGTGCTGACGGGATTGTACGAGCGGCATTAA
- a CDS encoding CBS domain-containing protein, with product MKVREAMHKGAHCVEPATPVREVAKQMRDNDIGAIPVRSNGQIVGMVTDRDITCRAVADGSDISRLTAADIMSRHVVCCSADDAIDTALQAMEQKKVRRLPVTDSHGLVGMLSLGDISHKAADDLSGEVLRAVSGHHRS from the coding sequence ATGAAAGTCCGAGAAGCGATGCACAAGGGAGCACACTGCGTCGAGCCCGCCACGCCGGTGCGCGAGGTTGCCAAGCAGATGCGGGACAACGATATCGGGGCGATCCCGGTTCGAAGCAACGGCCAGATCGTCGGCATGGTCACCGATCGCGACATCACGTGCCGTGCGGTCGCCGACGGCAGCGACATCAGCCGATTGACCGCCGCCGACATCATGTCGAGACACGTCGTCTGCTGTTCAGCGGACGACGCAATCGACACCGCGCTTCAAGCGATGGAGCAGAAGAAGGTGCGCCGGTTGCCGGTCACCGACAGCCACGGCCTCGTCGGCATGCTGTCGCTCGGCGACATTTCGCACAAGGCCGCCGACGACCTGTCCGGCGAGGTGCTGCGCGCAGTCTCGGGACATCATCGCTCATAA
- the polX gene encoding DNA polymerase/3'-5' exonuclease PolX, with translation MPVQNAEVAAMFDQAAELLEIKGDNPFRSRAYRRAARVVERLPKSLANLIKAGEDLSELPGIGKDLAAKIAAIVKTSRFDLLDRLKRELPGDLGEIAALPGLGPKRVKLLYDKLHVRSLADLRRVIKAGRLRDLRGFGAKSQEKLAAALAKPKAEKRFKLPVAEAEATALVDHLRSAALNEQVMVAGSYRRRRDTVGDLDLLMVAGGGAAAGTKLTRYDNVADVLAQGETRTTVVLRSGLQVDLRVVPQESYGAALMYFTGSKAHNIALRALAGERGWKLNEYGLFDGSRRIAGANEEEVYKKLGLAFVPPEMREDRGEIALAKAKRLPKLISRDDLRGDLHVHSNWSDGTAPIAEMAKAAKARGYSYIAVTDHSRHVTIAHGLDPARLSRQIDEIDRLNAKLVGLTVLKGAEVDILADGSLDLPDKVLARLDLVVAAVHYKFDLSRKAQTERIIRALDNPYVSILAHPTGRLIGEREPFAIDLEALCAAAHDRGCVLELNADPDRLDLTDIQVQVAKAAGVRIAISTDAHSVAGFGNIRFGIDQARRGWLTAADVVNTRPLAELRKLLAR, from the coding sequence ATGCCGGTCCAGAATGCCGAGGTCGCGGCCATGTTCGACCAGGCTGCGGAACTCCTCGAAATCAAGGGCGACAATCCGTTCCGCAGTCGCGCCTATCGGCGCGCGGCGCGGGTCGTCGAGCGCCTGCCGAAAAGCCTCGCCAACCTGATCAAGGCGGGGGAGGACCTCTCCGAATTGCCCGGTATCGGCAAGGATCTCGCCGCCAAGATCGCCGCCATCGTTAAGACCAGCAGATTCGACCTGCTCGATCGCCTCAAGCGCGAGTTGCCCGGCGACCTCGGTGAGATCGCCGCTCTGCCGGGGCTTGGCCCCAAGCGCGTCAAGCTGCTCTATGACAAGCTGCACGTGCGCTCGCTCGCCGATCTGCGGCGCGTGATCAAGGCCGGACGGCTGCGCGATCTGCGCGGGTTCGGCGCCAAGAGCCAAGAGAAGCTCGCAGCCGCGCTCGCCAAGCCCAAGGCCGAGAAGCGCTTCAAGTTACCGGTCGCCGAGGCGGAGGCCACGGCACTGGTCGACCACCTGCGCAGTGCCGCGCTGAATGAACAGGTGATGGTGGCGGGAAGCTATCGCCGCCGGCGCGATACCGTCGGCGACCTCGATCTGTTGATGGTGGCGGGGGGCGGCGCCGCGGCCGGCACAAAGCTGACGAGGTACGATAACGTGGCCGATGTGCTGGCGCAGGGCGAGACGCGCACCACGGTGGTGCTGCGGTCCGGGCTTCAGGTCGATCTGCGCGTCGTGCCGCAGGAGAGTTATGGCGCGGCGCTGATGTATTTCACCGGTTCGAAGGCCCACAACATCGCGCTACGCGCGCTCGCCGGCGAGCGCGGCTGGAAGCTGAACGAATATGGCTTGTTCGACGGCAGCCGGCGGATCGCCGGCGCCAACGAGGAGGAGGTCTATAAGAAGCTCGGCCTCGCCTTCGTGCCGCCGGAAATGCGCGAGGACCGCGGCGAGATCGCGCTCGCCAAGGCCAAGCGGCTACCGAAGCTGATCTCGCGCGACGATCTGCGTGGTGATCTGCACGTGCATTCGAACTGGAGCGACGGCACCGCTCCCATCGCGGAGATGGCAAAGGCGGCCAAGGCGCGCGGATACAGCTACATCGCCGTCACCGACCACAGCCGCCATGTCACCATCGCCCATGGTCTCGATCCGGCGCGGCTGTCGCGCCAGATCGACGAAATCGATCGCCTCAATGCCAAACTCGTCGGCTTGACGGTGCTCAAGGGCGCGGAAGTCGACATCCTGGCGGATGGCAGCCTTGACCTGCCGGACAAGGTGCTGGCGCGCCTCGATCTCGTCGTCGCAGCAGTCCACTACAAATTCGATCTGTCGCGCAAGGCGCAGACCGAGCGCATCATTCGCGCCCTCGACAATCCCTACGTCTCGATTCTCGCTCACCCTACCGGGCGGCTGATCGGCGAGCGCGAGCCCTTTGCGATCGACCTCGAGGCGCTATGCGCGGCGGCCCATGATCGCGGCTGCGTGCTGGAACTCAATGCTGATCCGGACCGGCTCGACCTCACCGACATTCAGGTGCAGGTGGCGAAGGCCGCCGGGGTCCGCATCGCGATCTCGACCGACGCCCATTCGGTCGCAGGCTTCGGAAACATCCGCTTCGGCATCGACCAGGCGCGCCGCGGCTGGCTGACGGCGGCGGACGTCGTCAACACCCGGCCGCTCGCGGAATTGCGGAAGCTGCTCGCGCGCTGA
- a CDS encoding ATP-dependent helicase codes for MAAILDRLNPAQRRAVEHGVGPSGEPGPPLLVIAGAGSGKTNTLAHRVAYLILKGADPRRILLMTFSRRAAAEMTARVGRIAGEMLGGKAAAMTEALTWAGTFHGIGARLLRDYTEVIGLDPAFTIHDREDSADLMNLVRHNLGLSKTESRFPAKGTCLAIYSRCVNSEAPLEQVLGSAYPWCAGWAAELKDLFAAYVEAKQRQNVLDYDDLLLYWAQMATEPQIAADLGARFDHVLVDEYQDTNRLQASILTALKPDGRGLTVVGDDAQSIYSFRAATVRNILDFPKRFAPPADLVTLDRNYRSTEPILAAANGVIALARERFTKNLWTDRASAQRPALVAVRDETDQARYIVEQVLEARERGATLKQQAVLFRTSHHSGPLEVELTRRNVPFVKFGGLKFLDAAHVKDLLALLRFAENPRDRVAGFRLMHLIPGVGPATAQRALDTMSASADPLAALGQSLPPPRAGDDWRAFVATISALAAGAGWPTELELARRWYEPHLERIHEDAAMRRADLLQLEQIASGYPSRQRFLTDLTLDPPDATSDQAGVPMRDEDYLILSTIHSAKGQEWKSVYVLNVVDGCMPSDLATGTTAELEEERRLLYVAMTRAKDELHLMLPQRFFTHGQAAGGDRHVYAARTRFIPDALLSLFERTNWPQAAAASLRRPVEGVRVDLGARMRGMWR; via the coding sequence GTGGCCGCAATCCTCGATCGTCTCAACCCCGCGCAACGGCGGGCCGTGGAGCATGGCGTCGGCCCGTCGGGCGAGCCGGGGCCGCCGCTCCTGGTGATCGCCGGCGCCGGCTCGGGCAAGACCAACACCCTCGCCCACCGCGTCGCCTATCTGATCCTCAAGGGAGCCGATCCGCGCCGCATCCTGCTGATGACCTTCTCGCGACGCGCCGCCGCCGAGATGACGGCCCGCGTCGGCCGCATCGCCGGCGAGATGCTCGGCGGCAAGGCCGCGGCCATGACCGAGGCGCTGACCTGGGCGGGCACATTCCACGGCATCGGCGCGCGGCTGCTGCGCGACTATACCGAGGTGATCGGGCTCGATCCCGCCTTCACCATCCACGACCGCGAGGATTCCGCCGACCTCATGAACCTGGTGCGGCACAACCTCGGCCTGTCGAAGACCGAGAGCCGTTTTCCAGCCAAGGGCACCTGCCTTGCGATCTATTCGCGCTGCGTCAATTCCGAGGCGCCACTCGAACAGGTCCTGGGGAGCGCCTATCCTTGGTGCGCCGGCTGGGCGGCCGAACTGAAGGATCTGTTCGCCGCCTATGTCGAAGCCAAGCAACGCCAGAACGTGCTCGATTACGACGATCTGCTGCTCTACTGGGCGCAGATGGCGACCGAGCCGCAGATCGCCGCCGATCTCGGCGCGCGGTTCGATCATGTGCTGGTCGATGAATATCAGGACACCAACCGCCTCCAGGCCTCGATCCTCACGGCGCTGAAGCCAGACGGCCGCGGCCTCACCGTGGTGGGCGACGATGCCCAGTCGATCTATTCCTTTCGCGCGGCGACGGTGCGCAACATCCTGGACTTTCCCAAGCGCTTCGCCCCGCCGGCCGACCTCGTCACGCTCGACCGCAATTACCGCTCAACCGAGCCGATCCTCGCCGCAGCCAACGGCGTCATCGCGCTGGCACGCGAGCGCTTCACCAAGAATCTATGGACCGATCGCGCCTCGGCACAGCGGCCGGCGCTGGTCGCGGTGCGGGACGAGACCGACCAGGCCCGCTACATCGTCGAGCAGGTGCTGGAAGCGCGCGAGCGCGGCGCTACTCTCAAGCAGCAGGCGGTGCTGTTTCGAACCTCCCATCACAGCGGACCGCTGGAGGTCGAGCTCACCCGCCGCAACGTCCCCTTCGTCAAGTTCGGTGGACTGAAATTTCTCGACGCGGCCCACGTCAAGGATCTGCTGGCGCTGCTGCGCTTCGCGGAAAATCCGCGCGATCGCGTTGCAGGCTTCCGGCTGATGCACCTGATCCCCGGCGTCGGCCCGGCGACCGCGCAACGCGCGCTCGATACCATGAGCGCGTCGGCTGATCCGCTCGCGGCGCTCGGTCAATCGTTGCCGCCTCCCCGCGCCGGCGACGACTGGCGCGCGTTTGTCGCCACGATATCCGCGCTTGCCGCCGGCGCCGGCTGGCCGACGGAGCTCGAACTGGCGCGACGCTGGTACGAGCCGCATCTGGAGCGCATCCACGAGGATGCCGCTATGCGCCGGGCCGATCTCCTCCAGCTCGAGCAGATCGCCAGCGGCTATCCCTCGCGCCAGCGATTTCTCACCGACCTGACGCTCGATCCGCCCGACGCGACCAGCGACCAGGCGGGCGTGCCGATGCGCGACGAGGATTACCTGATCCTCTCCACGATCCACTCCGCCAAGGGACAGGAATGGAAATCAGTCTACGTGCTCAACGTCGTCGATGGCTGCATGCCCTCAGACCTCGCCACTGGCACCACCGCCGAACTCGAGGAGGAACGTCGCCTGCTCTACGTGGCGATGACTCGCGCCAAGGACGAGCTGCATCTGATGCTGCCGCAGCGCTTCTTCACTCACGGCCAGGCAGCGGGCGGCGATCGTCATGTCTATGCCGCGCGGACCCGCTTCATCCCTGACGCCCTGCTGTCGCTGTTCGAGCGCACGAACTGGCCGCAAGCGGCGGCCGCCAGCTTGCGCCGCCCGGTCGAGGGCGTGCGGGTAGACCTCGGCGCGCGGATGCGGGGCATGTGGCGCTGA
- a CDS encoding DUF763 domain-containing protein has translation MARRTGSADLPLHGGRVPAWLAGRMATLGAIITEAIVHHYGRDAFLQRLSHPFWFQSFGAVMGMDWHSSGITTSVIGALKRGLKSREDELGIYVCGGRGRHSRKTPDELAVLGDRLGVDGAALTRTSRLVAKVDSAAVQDGFDLYLHGFFVTANGTWTVVQQGMNEASRQARRYHWHSLGLTSFVEAPHSAIDGKPRGDIINLTDQRAAPSRSAQLELLTMLGPDAIVREFAALGDDNGGPEQPLLPHLVMPAHHDVRASDVFTRRLHGTLAAAAEAGPRDFPDLLLTPGVGARTVQSLAMVAEVVHGAPYRFRDPARFSLAHGGKDRHPYPVPLAVYDETIRVIKSALCKARLGRDEEMQALKRLDDQARRLEAEAEGPSFDAFVAAERAASPARGGRSVFGWEAENAAAATGADRRR, from the coding sequence ATGGCCCGACGGACCGGCAGCGCCGACCTTCCGCTTCATGGCGGACGCGTACCCGCCTGGCTCGCCGGGCGCATGGCGACGCTCGGAGCCATCATCACCGAAGCGATCGTGCATCATTACGGGCGCGACGCCTTCCTCCAGCGTCTGTCCCATCCCTTCTGGTTCCAGTCCTTCGGCGCCGTCATGGGGATGGACTGGCACTCGTCCGGCATCACGACCAGCGTCATCGGCGCGCTCAAGCGCGGACTGAAGTCCCGCGAAGATGAACTCGGGATCTATGTCTGCGGCGGTCGTGGCCGCCATTCGCGCAAGACCCCCGACGAGCTCGCAGTTCTCGGCGACCGGCTCGGGGTCGATGGCGCGGCGCTGACGCGGACCAGCCGCCTGGTCGCCAAGGTCGACAGCGCCGCTGTACAGGACGGCTTCGATCTCTACCTTCATGGTTTCTTCGTTACGGCGAACGGCACTTGGACCGTGGTGCAACAGGGCATGAACGAGGCCAGCCGTCAGGCGCGGCGCTACCATTGGCACTCGCTCGGACTGACCAGTTTCGTCGAGGCGCCCCACAGCGCCATCGACGGCAAGCCCCGGGGCGACATCATCAATCTCACCGATCAGCGCGCCGCGCCCTCGCGCAGCGCCCAGCTCGAGCTTCTGACGATGCTCGGCCCCGACGCCATCGTCCGGGAATTCGCCGCGCTCGGCGACGACAACGGAGGGCCGGAACAGCCGCTCCTGCCTCATCTGGTGATGCCGGCCCATCACGACGTCCGGGCCAGCGACGTCTTCACCCGACGGCTGCACGGCACGCTTGCAGCCGCCGCGGAAGCCGGACCGCGGGACTTCCCCGATCTCCTGCTCACGCCCGGCGTCGGCGCCCGCACTGTGCAGTCGCTCGCCATGGTCGCCGAGGTGGTGCATGGCGCGCCATATCGGTTTCGCGATCCGGCGCGCTTCTCGCTCGCCCACGGCGGCAAGGACCGTCACCCCTATCCGGTGCCGCTCGCGGTCTATGACGAAACCATCCGCGTCATCAAATCGGCGCTGTGCAAGGCGCGGCTCGGCCGCGACGAGGAGATGCAGGCGCTCAAGCGACTCGACGACCAGGCGCGTCGTCTGGAAGCAGAGGCCGAGGGCCCCTCGTTTGACGCCTTCGTCGCCGCGGAACGCGCGGCCTCTCCCGCCCGCGGCGGACGCAGCGTCTTCGGCTGGGAAGCAGAGAATGCGGCTGCGGCAACCGGTGCGGACCGACGGCGCTGA
- a CDS encoding lytic transglycosylase domain-containing protein produces MLAALVAAPCLFGDVSLGSIERASGAVQSGAAEPADAEAFATFEQRFVFTVALMDSSDLTISPEAGLPKLTEEPTPPPRPMVTMAQFCDALTAAAESNNLPVSFFARLIWQESNFKFDEVSHVGAQGVAQFMPETATEVGLDDPFDPLKALPASARLLRKLRDQLGNIGLAAAAYNAGPGRIQNWLARRSSLPDETRNYVRRITGNVAESWTTADRRLTVPRELPPDAPCVGFGGLSSARDAMAVPVELAPEIRGLLEKVKEAAMAARRKAAEARQRLARRGKAGHARKGATIARAATGHRIDRGRAPTRLASAER; encoded by the coding sequence GTGCTAGCGGCGCTGGTGGCGGCGCCGTGCTTGTTTGGGGATGTGAGTCTCGGTTCCATCGAGCGGGCTTCAGGTGCCGTACAGTCCGGCGCCGCTGAACCCGCTGATGCCGAGGCATTTGCCACGTTCGAGCAGCGTTTCGTGTTCACTGTCGCGTTGATGGATTCCTCCGATCTGACAATTTCGCCGGAAGCCGGTTTGCCGAAGCTGACCGAGGAACCGACTCCGCCGCCGCGGCCGATGGTCACCATGGCGCAGTTTTGCGATGCCCTTACTGCGGCCGCCGAATCCAATAATCTTCCGGTGAGCTTCTTCGCCCGATTGATCTGGCAGGAAAGCAATTTCAAGTTCGATGAAGTCAGCCATGTCGGCGCCCAGGGCGTTGCCCAGTTCATGCCGGAGACGGCGACCGAGGTCGGGCTCGATGATCCTTTCGATCCGCTGAAGGCGTTGCCTGCCTCGGCACGACTGCTGCGCAAGCTGCGCGATCAACTCGGCAATATCGGCCTCGCGGCTGCAGCGTACAATGCCGGCCCCGGGCGAATCCAGAATTGGCTGGCCCGCCGTAGCTCACTTCCGGACGAAACCCGCAACTATGTCCGCCGCATCACCGGCAATGTGGCCGAGAGCTGGACGACCGCCGATCGGCGCCTCACGGTACCGCGGGAGCTTCCTCCTGACGCGCCCTGTGTCGGCTTCGGCGGCCTGTCGAGCGCCAGGGATGCGATGGCGGTGCCGGTGGAACTGGCGCCCGAGATCCGTGGTCTTCTCGAAAAGGTGAAGGAAGCCGCGATGGCCGCGCGCCGCAAGGCGGCCGAGGCTCGTCAGAGGCTCGCGCGTCGCGGCAAGGCCGGTCATGCAAGGAAGGGTGCCACAATTGCCAGAGCTGCAACGGGGCACCGGATCGACCGTGGCCGTGCGCCGACGCGTCTTGCCTCTGCCGAGCGTTGA